ACGACGACGCGACGGTCGAGTTCGACGACTGCCTGATCGCCACCGGCTCGCGCGCCGCGAAGGCCCCGATCCCGGGCGCGGACGGGCCGGGGGTGCACTGCTTCTGGACCCTCGACGAGGCCACGGACGTGATTGCGGCCATCGCACCGGGGAGTCGGGTGGTGATGATCGGGGCCGGCTTCATCGCGTTCACGATCCTGAACGCGATCCTGGCCCGGGGCGCCCGGCTCACGATCGTGGAAGTGGCGCCGCGCATCCTGCCTCGAATGGTGGACGACGCCTGCGCCGGCATCGTGCAGCGCTGGCTCGAGGCGCACGACGTGGAGGTGCGCGTCGGCGCGACGGTGACGAAGATCGAGCAGGCGGGCGGCCGGCGAAAGCTCTCCTTCAAACGGGGCGCGCCGCTCGCCGCCGACGTGGTGATCATGGCCACCGGCATCCGCACCAACCTCGAGTGGCTGCAGGGCTCGGGCGTCGAGATGGGCCAGGACGCCCCGGGCGGCATCGTCGTGGACGATCACTTGCGCTCGAGCGTGAAGACGGTCTACGCGGCGGGCGACGTGGCGTGCGGGCGCAACCTGATCACCGGCGCGGCCGAGGTGCACGCCATCGAGCCGACCGCGCAGGAGCACGGGCGGGTGGTCGGCGCCAACATGTCGGGCCGCGACGTGGCCTATCGCGGCAGCCTGCTCATGAACATCGTGGAGGTCGCGCATCTCGACGTGGCCTCGTTCGGCCAGTGGGAGGATCCCCAGGCCGAGGTCTACACCGCGCTGCGCGCCGGCCGCTCCGAGTACCGCAAGCTGCTCTTCCACGGCGGCCGGCTCACCGGCGCGGTCATCTGCGGGCCCGCCGAGGCGGTGTGGACCACCAACGACGTCGGCATGCTGAAGGGGCTCGTCTCCTCGGGCGTGGATCTCTCGCGCTGGAAGGCGCATCTGCAGGCGAACCCGTTCGACATCAAGCCCGCGTTCATCGCCTCGCACACGACCTCGCGGCTGCTGCCCGAGACCATTCTCGGCCGGCCCTCTCAATCCCCCTCGCTACCCCAGACGGTGGCCCTATGAGCCCGATGCCGACCATCACGCGGGGCGCGGCCAAGCCGGCGCCGACGCCGGTCTACGCCTACGCCGGCAAGCTGCTTCGTGTGAACCTCTCGACCGGGAAGGTCCGGACCGAGGCCTGGAGCGAGCCCGACCGGCGTGAGTACCTGGGCGGCATCGGCCTCGGCGCCAAGATCCTCTACGACGAGGTGGGGCCGAAGGTGCAATGGGATCATCCCGACAACCGGCTGATCTTCGCCACCGGCCCGCTGGCCGGCCTGCCGGTGTGGGGGACGGGCGGGCTCACCGTCGTCACGCGCGGGGTCCTCACCGGCGGCGCGACGTCGACGCAGGCCAACGGCTTCTTCGGCGCGGCGCTGAAGTACTCGGGTTACGACGCCATCGTGATGGAGGGGCAGGCCAGGAAGCTCTCGTACCTCTACATCAACGACGACGTCGTCGAGGTGCGGGACGCGGCGCACCTCCGCGGCAAGGACACGTGGGAGACCCAGCAGGCCCTCGAGGCCGAGCACGGCCTCTCCGGCCACCGGCTGTCGGTCTACGCGATCGGGCCGGCGGGCGAGAACCTGGTGCGCTTCGCGGCCATCCACGGCGACTACGGGCACGTGGCCTCGAAGAACGGCTGCGGCGCGGTGATGGGCAAGAAGAAGCTGAAGGCGGTGTGCATCGTGCGCGGGACGAAGGCGCTGGCCGCGCACGACACGCGTGGGCTCATCCAGGCGGCCGACGATATCGCGCACGACCTCAAGACCGATCCCTCCACCTCGACGCTCTACAACTACGGCACGCTGCCCGGGGTGGTGAACCTCTCGAAGCTCGGCGTGCTGCCGATCAAGAACTACACGACGAACCTGACCGGCGACGTGAACATGAAGGACTGGGAGGCACCCGCGCTCCGCGGCGACTTCGACCACCGCGGGCATCAGTGCAATGCCTGCGGGATGCGCCACTGCCACATCCAGGTCATTCCGAAGGGCCGCTACGCGGGCGAGCGGGTGGACGAGCCCGAGTACGAGGGCTGGTCGGGAGCGGGCTGGACGATCGGCCTGACCGACAAGTACTCGGTGTCCTGGCTGAACACCCGCATCGACCGCGCGTGCGTGGACGTCAACGAGTTCGGCTGGGTGTGCGGCTGGGTGATGGAGTGCATGGAGAAGGGCTACCTCACCGAAAAGCAGGTGGGCTTCCGCCTCACGTGGGGCGACACGGAGGGCGCCTACAAGCTGCTGCAGATGATCAGCCATCGCCAGGGCTTCGGCGACGTCCTCGCCGAGGGCGTCAAGCGCGCCTCCGAGAAGATCGGCGGCCCCGCCGCGGAGTGCGCGATCTACACCCAGAAGGGCGCGTCTCCGCGCGGGCACGACCATCGCGGCCGATGGGAGGAGATGCTCGACACCTGCACCTCGTCCAACGGGACCATGGAAAGCGCCAACCCGACCTTCCAGACCGAGGTGGGCGCGCCCGGCCGCATCAACCCGTTCGACGGCGAGCAGGTGGCGAAGCTGGTCGGCATGATCCGCGGCCGGCGCCATTTCGAGGACTCGCTCGGCGGCTGCACCTTCACGTTCCGGACGAAGATGGCCAACCTGGCGCGAGCCCTGTCCGCGGCGACCGGGTGGGACTATCGTCTGGAGGATGCGGTGCGCTTCGGCAATCGCACCGCCGCGATCCTGCGCGCGTTCAACCTGCGCTGCGGCATCGGCACCGCGGTCGAGTACCCGTCGGCGCGCTACGGCTCGCAGCCGGTGGACGGCCCGGCCAAGGACCACGACATCCGCAAGCAGTGGGACCGCATGCTGGACGTCTGGTACGAGACGGTCAACTACGACCGCAGGACCGGCAAGCCGAAGCGCGAGCTGCTGCGCGCGCTCGATCTCGGCTGGCTCGAGAAGGACCTCTACGGGGCGAAGTAGACGGGAGACCGCTGCAGTTGCCTGGCGAGGCGCAGCCGAAGGCGAGCCGAGCGAATATCGAAGTCACCACCTGGGTCACGAAGCACGTCGGGGGTGACGGCACCGGCTCGCGCGTCTTCGACGAGGACCTTCGGAGCGGCGACACCCCACGCACTCTCCTCCGCCGCTTCACCGCGCGCTTCCCGGAGCTGGACGCCGCCCTCTGGAGTCCCGACCACGCCGAGCTGGGCTCCCACATCGAGGTCCTGGTCAACGACGCGGTCCTCGGCGTCGCCTACGATCTGGACACGCCGCTGACCGGGGGCGAGCGGATCACCCTGCTCGGGCAGTTCATGGGCGGGTAGGGCTCGCTCACCAGGAGGCGGACCAGGACGCCGATGGCATCGGAGCGCGCGACGAAGACACTCTCACTCCACGGAGGAGCTGGCCAACCGGCACCGTGTGCCGCAGATGTTCGACACGAAGGACTTCGTGGAGGGGGGCGGGCTCATGTCCTACGGAGCCGATCTGGCGGATCTCTACCGCCGCTCCGCCGCGTACGTGGACAAGATCCTGAGAGGATCGCGCCCGGCGAGCATTCCGGTGGAGCAGGCGACGAAGTTCGAGCTGATCGTCAATCGCAAGACGGCGCGCCGACTCGGGCTGACGATTCCCCGATCCGTCATGCTGCGCGCGGACGGCGTGGTGGAGTGAGGCCCGCCGCGTCCACGTCCACGTCTACGTCTCTCGCAACACCCCCTCCAGCAGCTCCAGCATCCGGTCGATCTCGTCGCGGGTGACGTCGAGCGCCGGCATGAAGCGGAGCGTGTCCGGCCGCGGGGCGTTGATCAGCAGGCCGCGGTCGAGGGCGCTCCGGGCGACCTTGGCCGCGTCGAGCCCGTTCAGCTGGAGCGCGAGCAACAGGCCGCGTCCGCGCACCTCGCCATGCCCCAGGGTGGAGGAAAGCTGCCGGAGGCGATCGGCGAGATAGTCGCCGGTGGCGGTCACCTCGGCGAGGAATTCTGGGCGGGCCACCGTCTCGACCACCGCGGCGCCGATGGCAGTCATGAGGGCGGAGCCGTTGAAGGTGCCGCCCTGGTCGCCGTACTGGAAGCATGAAGCGGCGTCGGTGGCCAGCAGGGCGGCCAGGGGCACGCCACCGCCCAGGCCCTTGCCCAGGGTCACGATGTCGGGCGCGATGCCCGCGTGCTCGAACGCGAAGAGCCGGCCGGTGCGCCCGATGCCGGTCTGGATCTCGTCGAGGATCAGCAGCAGGCCCTCGTCCCGGGTGAGCGCGCGCAGTCCACGCAGGAAGTCGTCGCCGGCTTCGTAGACCCCGGCCTCGCCCTGGATGGGCTCCAGCATCACCGCGACGCTCCGGGGGGTGATCGCCCGCTTGACCGCGTCCAGATCGCCCAGCGGCACCTTGGTGAAGCCCGAGACCTTGGGCTCGAAGAGGGCCTCCCACGCGGGCTTGCCGGAGGCGGCCATGGTGGCGAGCGTGCGCCCGTGGAAGCCGTGGTCCATCGTGATGATGTGGAAGGCGCCGGCCCGATGGCGGGCGCCCCACTTGCGGGCCAGCTTGATGGCGCCCTCGTTGGCCTCGGCGCCGCTGTTGCAGAAGAAGACCTGGCCCAGGCCCGACGCGTCGGCGAGCAGGCGCGCGAGGCGGGCCATCTCCGCGTTGTAGTAGGCCGGGCTGCAGTTGATCAGGCGGGAGGCCTGGAAGGCGATCGTCTCCATGATCACCGACGGGCAGTGGCCCAGGCAGTTCACGGCCCAGCCCTGGACGAAGTCGAGATAGGTCTTGCCCTCCTCGTCCTCGAGCCAGGAGCCGTGGCCCTCCACCATGACGACGGGTGGCCGGTCCGCCACCTTCATGATCGCGCCCAGATCGGTGCTCATGTCGTGGTCCTCTCGGCGATCGCGGGATCGACGAGGCGGGGAGCCGCTGCCGGCCCGTAGGGATCCGGCGTCCGCCGCTCCATGAGGCGGTCCGGGTAGCGCGCCTCGCGGAACCCGTATTGCCGGTAGAGCCCGTGGGCGTCCCGCGTGAAGAGAGCCCACAGGCGCAGGTTCTGGAGCTCGGGATGGCTGGTGATGCCGGCCATCAGATGCTTGCCGATGTCGCGTCCGCGATGGCTCGGCAGGACGAACACGTCGGCCACGTAGGCGAACGTGGCCCGGTCGGTGATGACCCGGGCGAATCCCACCTGGACGTCCCCGTCGAAGGCGCCGAAGCAGATGGAGTGGCGAATGGAGCGCTCCACGACCGCGCGCGGGACGCCCTGGGCCCAATAGGATTCGGACAGGAACCCGTGGATCGTCTCGATGTCGAGACGTCCCTGGTCGGTCGAGACCAGGATGTTGCCGTGGCGCTGCTCGTGGATCATCGGCTCTCCTCTTCGAGTCGGACGAGATGGGGCGGGGCGGGATCAGCCGCGGCGGCCGCCGCCGGCGCGGGCGGGCGTCCGCTCAGTGCGAAGCCGTCGCTCGAGCCGCAGGGCGGCGGCGGGGCCGGGGGTGGCGACGAACACGGTGTCGTCACCCGCGATGGTGCCGACCACGTCGGGCAGGTCGGCCTCGTCCAGGGTGCGGGCGAGGGGCTGGGCGCCGGCGGGCGGCGTGCGCACGACGACCAGCGAGGCGGCGGCGCGCACGGACAGGACGAACTCGCCGACCGCGCGGGCGAGCGCGCCCTCGCGAGCCTCGGCGGGCACGAACGTGCCGGCGGTGGCGCTGACGTAGCCGGACGGGGTCTTGGCGAGCCCGAGCGCCTTCAGATCGCGGGACAGGGTCGGCTGCGCGACCTCGATGCCCCGGCGCTTGAGCCGCCGCTGCAGATCTTCCTGGGAGCGCACCCCGCCCTCGTCCACGAGGGCCAGAATGGCCCGACGCCGGCGGCCCCGGTCGTGCGCTGGATATATATTCATCTTGGTGAATATTAATACGCCAACCCGCCCGGGGTTGTCAAGCCGGTCACGAGCCCGGCGAGATTTGCGTCTCCGCCGGGCGATGGGGTAGCGTGACCGGGTGATGGCGCGGCGCGGGTGGGGATGGTCGGTGCCGGCGGTCCTGCTCGTGCTGATGGCCCTGGGCGGCCGCTACGCGTCCACCACCCCTCGCTACGCGCTCTATCACCTGGGCGCCGCGATGCAGCGGCACGACGTGGCCGAGGCCGAGCGCTACTTCGATGTCGAGCGCATCGCCGATACCGCGGCCGACGTCATCGCGGCGGACTACCTGAGCCGGCAGCCCGCGCCCACCACCGAGGCCGAGGCCAACGGGCGGCGACTCGTGGTGACGCTCATCAAGCGCCGGGTACGTCCGCAGCTCATCGCGCGCGTGCGCGCGGAGATTCGCCGCAGCGTGGAGCGCGCCGGCGTGCAGCCCGCCGCGGTCGCGCTACCGGTCGGGGTGGTGGCGGTGCTGCGCGCGTTTCACGTCGCGAGGCAGGGCGGCGATGCCTGGGTGACGTACCAGGATCCCCACGAGGGCCCGATCCGGTTCCGGATGAGCCGCCAGGCCGGCCAGCCCTGGCGCATCAGCGAGCTCGATCCGGAGTGGGTGCGGCGCCGGGCCCGGGAGGAGCCGATCCGGATCCGGTAGCCGCCCGGCTCAGCGCGACGCGATCAGCCGGTCCACCACGTTGCGGAGCAGGCGGAGCCCCAGATCGTCATCGACCGACATGATGGACTCGGGATGGAACTGCACCGCGGCCACCGGCAGGCTCGCGTGCTCGATCGCCATCACGACGCCGTCCTCGCTCTCCGCGGTCACCTCGAGGGCCGCCGGAAGCTTCTCGCGAATCGCGAAGAGCGAATGATAGCGGCCGGCGGTGAACTCCTTGGGCAGTCCCTCGAAGAGCCGGCCGCCGCGAACGTGGATGCGCGACGCCTTGCCGTGGACCGGGTAGTCGAGCACGCCGAGCGTGCCGCCCCAGTGCTCGACCATGCCCTGAAGCCCCAGGCAGACCCCGAAGGTGGGCAGACCGCGGTCGAGCAGGGCGCGCAGCGTGCCGGAGACGTCGAAGTCGGCGGGTGTTCCCGGTCCCGGCGAGAGCACCACCAGATCGGGTGAGAGATCGTCGAGCGCCCGCGCGGGAAAGCCGGCGCGGAGCGTGATCACCTCGGCGCCGGTCTGGCGCAGGTAGTTCGCCAGGGTGTGCACGAACGAGTCCTGATGGTCGACCAGCAGCACGCGACGGCCGGCGCCGGGCCGCGGCGGATCGACCCGTGGCACGGCCTCGTTGCCGCGCGGCCGCCGGATGGCGTCGAGGAATGCGGAGGCCTTCAGCCGCGTCTCCTCCTCCTCCGCGTCGGGATCCGAATCGTAGAGCAACGTGGCGCCCGCGCGGATCTCCGCCGCCCCGTTCTTGATCCGGATGGTGCGCAGCGTGAGGCCGGTGTTGAGGCTGCCGTCGAAGCCGATGAGGCCGACCGCGCCGCCGTACCAGGCGCGAGAGGAGCGCTCGTGGTCCTCGATGAACTGCATGGCCCACGCCTTCGGCGCCCCGGTGACCGTGACCGCCCACGCATGCGCCAGGAAGGCGTCGAGGGCGTCGAACTCCGGACGCAGCCGGCCTTCCACGTGATCGACGGTGTGGATGAGGCGCGCGTACATCTCGATCTGGCGACGGCCGATCACCCGCACGCTGCCCGGCACGCAGATCCGCGACTTGTCGTTGCGGTCCACG
This portion of the Candidatus Methylomirabilota bacterium genome encodes:
- a CDS encoding anthranilate synthase component I gives rise to the protein MTTDRYMTRRGIHVHRTVEAIPVKDAIEPVIEALDSRRGILLASSYEYPGRYTRWDMGFVDPPLVLVARGRGLRVETLNARGAVLLPAIADALGGLDAIETLDRAESSLTLTVRRPAAGFTEEARSRQPSVFSAIRVLVDLFHHGDEPHLGLYGAFGYDLAFQFEPIRPRLPRPADQRDLVLYLPDELVIVDHRREVAQRRRYDFEAGGLTTVGRPRAGSTTPYAGAAEVARRADHEPGEYAAVVRVAREAFKRGDLFEVVPGQTFFEACPSPPSELFLRLRERNPAPYGFLMNLGDAEYLVGASPEMYVRVDDDRVETCPISGTIARGRDPMGDAAQILALLTSSKDESELTMCTDVDRNDKSRICVPGSVRVIGRRQIEMYARLIHTVDHVEGRLRPEFDALDAFLAHAWAVTVTGAPKAWAMQFIEDHERSSRAWYGGAVGLIGFDGSLNTGLTLRTIRIKNGAAEIRAGATLLYDSDPDAEEEETRLKASAFLDAIRRPRGNEAVPRVDPPRPGAGRRVLLVDHQDSFVHTLANYLRQTGAEVITLRAGFPARALDDLSPDLVVLSPGPGTPADFDVSGTLRALLDRGLPTFGVCLGLQGMVEHWGGTLGVLDYPVHGKASRIHVRGGRLFEGLPKEFTAGRYHSLFAIREKLPAALEVTAESEDGVVMAIEHASLPVAAVQFHPESIMSVDDDLGLRLLRNVVDRLIASR
- a CDS encoding FAD-dependent oxidoreductase yields the protein MPARHLIVGGGTAGLNAIRTVREEERMRGLDPSEITLVSAERCYSRMVLPYYLWGTISESHVYTATPAALTAWKVKALVGRKAKALDAAARTLTLDDDATVEFDDCLIATGSRAAKAPIPGADGPGVHCFWTLDEATDVIAAIAPGSRVVMIGAGFIAFTILNAILARGARLTIVEVAPRILPRMVDDACAGIVQRWLEAHDVEVRVGATVTKIEQAGGRRKLSFKRGAPLAADVVIMATGIRTNLEWLQGSGVEMGQDAPGGIVVDDHLRSSVKTVYAAGDVACGRNLITGAAEVHAIEPTAQEHGRVVGANMSGRDVAYRGSLLMNIVEVAHLDVASFGQWEDPQAEVYTALRAGRSEYRKLLFHGGRLTGAVICGPAEAVWTTNDVGMLKGLVSSGVDLSRWKAHLQANPFDIKPAFIASHTTSRLLPETILGRPSQSPSLPQTVAL
- a CDS encoding arginine repressor; this translates as MNIYPAHDRGRRRRAILALVDEGGVRSQEDLQRRLKRRGIEVAQPTLSRDLKALGLAKTPSGYVSATAGTFVPAEAREGALARAVGEFVLSVRAAASLVVVRTPPAGAQPLARTLDEADLPDVVGTIAGDDTVFVATPGPAAALRLERRLRTERTPARAGGGRRG
- a CDS encoding ABC transporter substrate binding protein, producing the protein MANRHRVPQMFDTKDFVEGGGLMSYGADLADLYRRSAAYVDKILRGSRPASIPVEQATKFELIVNRKTARRLGLTIPRSVMLRADGVVE
- a CDS encoding MoaD/ThiS family protein; protein product: MPGEAQPKASRANIEVTTWVTKHVGGDGTGSRVFDEDLRSGDTPRTLLRRFTARFPELDAALWSPDHAELGSHIEVLVNDAVLGVAYDLDTPLTGGERITLLGQFMGG
- a CDS encoding GNAT family N-acetyltransferase, which encodes MIHEQRHGNILVSTDQGRLDIETIHGFLSESYWAQGVPRAVVERSIRHSICFGAFDGDVQVGFARVITDRATFAYVADVFVLPSHRGRDIGKHLMAGITSHPELQNLRLWALFTRDAHGLYRQYGFREARYPDRLMERRTPDPYGPAAAPRLVDPAIAERTTT
- a CDS encoding aldehyde ferredoxin oxidoreductase C-terminal domain-containing protein, whose product is MSPMPTITRGAAKPAPTPVYAYAGKLLRVNLSTGKVRTEAWSEPDRREYLGGIGLGAKILYDEVGPKVQWDHPDNRLIFATGPLAGLPVWGTGGLTVVTRGVLTGGATSTQANGFFGAALKYSGYDAIVMEGQARKLSYLYINDDVVEVRDAAHLRGKDTWETQQALEAEHGLSGHRLSVYAIGPAGENLVRFAAIHGDYGHVASKNGCGAVMGKKKLKAVCIVRGTKALAAHDTRGLIQAADDIAHDLKTDPSTSTLYNYGTLPGVVNLSKLGVLPIKNYTTNLTGDVNMKDWEAPALRGDFDHRGHQCNACGMRHCHIQVIPKGRYAGERVDEPEYEGWSGAGWTIGLTDKYSVSWLNTRIDRACVDVNEFGWVCGWVMECMEKGYLTEKQVGFRLTWGDTEGAYKLLQMISHRQGFGDVLAEGVKRASEKIGGPAAECAIYTQKGASPRGHDHRGRWEEMLDTCTSSNGTMESANPTFQTEVGAPGRINPFDGEQVAKLVGMIRGRRHFEDSLGGCTFTFRTKMANLARALSAATGWDYRLEDAVRFGNRTAAILRAFNLRCGIGTAVEYPSARYGSQPVDGPAKDHDIRKQWDRMLDVWYETVNYDRRTGKPKRELLRALDLGWLEKDLYGAK
- a CDS encoding acetylornithine transaminase, yielding MSTDLGAIMKVADRPPVVMVEGHGSWLEDEEGKTYLDFVQGWAVNCLGHCPSVIMETIAFQASRLINCSPAYYNAEMARLARLLADASGLGQVFFCNSGAEANEGAIKLARKWGARHRAGAFHIITMDHGFHGRTLATMAASGKPAWEALFEPKVSGFTKVPLGDLDAVKRAITPRSVAVMLEPIQGEAGVYEAGDDFLRGLRALTRDEGLLLILDEIQTGIGRTGRLFAFEHAGIAPDIVTLGKGLGGGVPLAALLATDAASCFQYGDQGGTFNGSALMTAIGAAVVETVARPEFLAEVTATGDYLADRLRQLSSTLGHGEVRGRGLLLALQLNGLDAAKVARSALDRGLLINAPRPDTLRFMPALDVTRDEIDRMLELLEGVLRET
- a CDS encoding DUF2939 domain-containing protein, whose protein sequence is MPAVLLVLMALGGRYASTTPRYALYHLGAAMQRHDVAEAERYFDVERIADTAADVIAADYLSRQPAPTTEAEANGRRLVVTLIKRRVRPQLIARVRAEIRRSVERAGVQPAAVALPVGVVAVLRAFHVARQGGDAWVTYQDPHEGPIRFRMSRQAGQPWRISELDPEWVRRRAREEPIRIR